In a single window of the Desulfocurvus vexinensis DSM 17965 genome:
- a CDS encoding helix-turn-helix domain-containing protein, whose protein sequence is MTKDGMRGRGASSPVEGGHRPTGTGDEARKPPKRFWAKHKTEAVLRLLRGEDIEILSRELGVTAAALTRWRDQFLAGGAEGLKKRSPKDEAEV, encoded by the coding sequence ATGACGAAGGATGGAATGAGGGGCAGAGGAGCCTCCTCCCCGGTGGAGGGAGGCCATAGGCCGACCGGAACCGGGGATGAGGCACGCAAGCCGCCCAAGAGGTTCTGGGCCAAGCACAAGACCGAGGCTGTGCTCAGGCTACTGCGTGGTGAGGACATCGAGATTTTGAGCCGTGAACTTGGCGTGACCGCCGCCGCCCTGACCCGCTGGCGGGATCAATTCCTTGCTGGCGGTGCCGAGGGGCTCAAGAAGCGCTCACCCAAGGACGAGGCAGAGGTC